The genomic interval CTTGACATAATGACAATATAATTGCTAATATGACAATTATTTTGTCATCCTGATACCATCATCCTGAGATCCGGGAGGCGATTATGGCCCGTGAAAAAAGTAAAAGAGATGAGAACCTGAAGGCACTGATGGAGGTCATCGACGAGACGAGAGGCCTCTTTCACCGGATGGCGGCGGCCGCCCAGCAGATCCACCGTCAGGGTGAAATTACGGGGGGAAGGAGGGGGGTCCTCATGAACCTTCAGAAGCAGGGCCCCCTGACGGTACCGTCTATGGCCCGCCAGAGACCCGTTTCCCGGCAGCACATCCAGACGATCGTCAATGGCCTGAGGGAGGACGGATTCGTGGAGCTGATCGATAACCCCGCCCACAAGAGATCCCGCCTGGTGACCCTCACCCCGAAAGGGGAAAAGCTGGTGGAGGAAATGAATCGCCTCGAGGCCCGGATTTTAAGCGAGCTCGTTGCGGGCATCCCCGCTGAAGATCTGGAAAGGACCGCCGCTGTCCTGCGCTCTCTCAAAGAGCTGTTCTCCGGCAGGAAGTGGTACGAACTCGTTGAGAGATACGGGGACGAGGAATCGTAGGGAAGATCGGTTTCTCCGTGTCTATCAGGTCGAGAATCCCCCCCCTTGCGCTCGCGGCGCTGGTAAGCCAGATGGGCGGATTAATTCTCTTTTCGCGGTGAAGAGGATTGATCGAAAAACACGGGACCCGAAGCTCCGAAACTCCAAACTCCAAATACCCCCTCCCTGATCGAGGGTGGTTCGAACAGTCGGGCAACGCCAGGAACGGGCAGGGGGTATAATAAAGAAAATGTGTCGCAGGCCAGNNNNNNNNNNNNNNNNNNNNNNNNNNNNNNNNNNNNNNNNNNNNNNNNNNNNNNNNNNNNNNNNNNNNNNNNNNNNNNNNNNNNNNNGGGCAGGCGGGGATGGTGCATGACGAGGCTGAACAGCAAGGGGACGCTCTACAGCCTGACCTACGGGAAGGTCTCCTCGGCCTCGATAAACCCAATCGAGAAAAAGCCGGTGTACCACTTTCTCCCGGGAAGCACCTGGTTTTCCGTGGGGAGCCTGGGCTGCAATTTCCGCTGTCCCGGCTGCCAGAACTTCGAGATCGCCCACATGGCCGGCTTCGTTTCGACCTATCATCTCACCCCGAGGGATCTGGTCGGCCTCGCGGAGAACCAGGGGTGCAGCGGTATCTCCTGGACCTTCAACGAGCCCACCCTCTGGTTCGAGTACACCCTCGACGGGGCCCGGATAGCAAAAAAGCGGGGTCTCTTCACCAACTACGTCACCAACGGCTACATCACGGAGGAGGCACTTTCCCTCATCGCGCCGCACCTCGACGTGTACCGGGTGGACGTGAAGGCATTTTCGGAAGAGGGGTACAGAAAGGTGGCCAACGTATCGGATTTTCAGGGGATCCTCAGGGTGACGGAGAAGGCAAGGAGCATGGGGCTCCACGTGGAGGTGGTCACAAACCTCATTCCGGGCATGAATGACGACGACGGGCAGCTTGCGGGGATCGCCTCCTGGATCGCAGAGCGCCTCGGCGAGGACACCCCCTGGCACGTGACGATATTCCACCCCCAGTACAAGCTATCCCATCTGGAGCCGACACCGGCCTCCTCCGTCGATCGGGCCCTTGCGGCGGGACAAGGGGCCGGCCTGCGCTACGTCTATGTCGGGAACGACCCCGGGCACCCCCGTCAGAGCACCTGCTGCGCCAACTGCGGGGCCCTGCTCATTGAGCGCTACGTGATGGAGATCCATAAAAACAGGATCGTGGACGGCGCCTGCCCGGACTGCGGGGAGGTTGTACCCGGAAGATTCACCACAAATGGGTAATTTCTAATCCACAACATATGGTTCGCCTATCTGGGAGCCCGAACGAATGAAGGGGGAAAACATTCCCGTGACCTGTGCGTAAGCCCTATCTGTCCTCCATCCGGAGCTCCATGACGATGTTCCCCCAGCCCCCGCAGCGTACCCCCACGTCAAAACAGCCGACCCTTTTGAATCTCATATCGTTCGGGTCGGCACCTGCGAAGAAGAGTTCATTCGATGCGAAAATCAACTTGGCGGCCGAAGAAAGGGCGTAGACGCAGACCCTTTTCGGACAGCGCTTCGTTATGAGGTTTCCCGCGCCGTCGAAGTAGAGCTTGTCTCCCACCTGGTGCTGACTGTTGCAGCCCTGTGAAGCAACCACCTCGAGGACGATCTGCTTTTTCATCAATCCGAGCCCTTTCACAATTACGTCCTCGTTTCTCGGGTCTTCTCTGAATAGTTTCATCTCTTCATCGCTGTATCCGAGATGCTTCTGGAAAAATTCCCACGTGCCTTCGTCGATTTTCATGATCTTCCCTCCCAACCGGATTCAAATCAATGATATATAGTGATCCCCATGCCCGCGATAATGGGGTCAGTTCCCATTTCCTCAGAAAATTAGAATAAATGCAAGGAAATGGAAACTGCCCCCCCCAGTTTGCTATAAAGCCGGAAGGAGGATTCCGTCAACAGAGTTCGACGGGGATACCGTCAAAGGCTGCGGCGAGCCTGCCCATGACGTCGTGGATGAAGTCATCGTCGAGCCAGAGGGTAAGTTTCCTGGAGCGGTATAAACCGGCTGTTTTGCCGGTATAGTTCATTCTGTCGATGAGAACGCTCTCCACGTGCGGGCCGATAGCTGCTGCGACTTGCTCCGGGTTCATGGGGAGAACGGGCCCCACGAAGGCGTAGGTCGAAACCCCGGCGGCACGGAGTTTTTTGAGCGCTTCGATGCGCTCCTCTATCGGGGGAGCCCCGGGCTCGAAGACTTTCCTCACCCCATCGTCGTCGGTGGTGACCGTGATTCCCACCGCTATGTCATCGAACTTTCTTAGAAGGTCCAGATCTCTTAAAACGAGAGGGGATTTGGTAAGGATCTGCACGGAAAAACGCGAGGGGATAAGGACCTCCAGGCATCCCCTCGTGATGCGGTACCTTTTCTCTGCCGGCTGGTAGGGGTCGGTGACAGAACTGATCATCACGTTGCCCTCTCGCTTCTTTTTCAGCTCTTTGGCGAGGACGCCGGGCGCGTTCACCTTCGCGTCGACGAAACTTCCCCATTTTTCCTTGTGGCCGGTAAAGCGCTTCATGAAATCGGCGTAACAGTACCTGCAGGCATGCATGCATCCCGTATAAGGATTTACGCAGTAGTCCACCCCCGGGATTTGTGACCGGGTCAAGACCGATTTTGCGAATCTCTCCTGCAGACGAACCATGACCGCTTCCACCCACCATGGCAGCATATTTCTATTCTAACGCAATATCAGGGGTCAGTTCCCATATCCTCAGGTTTTTCGCATTTTTACCCAATGTGAGAAAATGGGAACTGACCCCACTACCAGTTCTCCAGGCTTCCCCGGTAAATATCCTTCGCGTCCTGAAGTTCCACCCTGCGGGGGGACATGGTGAGGAGACGCTGGACCTGCATCGCCGCCTCGGCCAGTTCGTCTACGTCCTTTTCGTCGAAGCCCGCGTATTTCAGACCCCGGGCCAGGCCCAGGTCGCTCATGAGGTCCCGTAAGCCCTCGCCTGCAAGAAACGCCGCCTCGCGGGTGCTCAGGCCTTCCGAGTCCTGGCCCAGCCAGCGGGCCACTTTCGCCAGCTTTTCTTCCGCCGCGGGGGAGAGAAACTCGAGGCCCTTCGGGCCGGTGAGAGACACGGCTATGCCGTGGGGAAGCTCATGGTTTCTCCCGGCGATGGGATAGGCGAGCGCGTGGGGGACGTGGACTCCCGCGTTTCCGAAGGCTCCTCCCAGGTGGGTAGCGAGGAGCATCTTCTCCCGCGCCTCCAGGTCGAAGGGCTGGTAATAGGCGCGCCTGAGATATTTCCCC from Deltaproteobacteria bacterium carries:
- a CDS encoding radical SAM protein; the protein is MLPWWVEAVMVRLQERFAKSVLTRSQIPGVDYCVNPYTGCMHACRYCYADFMKRFTGHKEKWGSFVDAKVNAPGVLAKELKKKREGNVMISSVTDPYQPAEKRYRITRGCLEVLIPSRFSVQILTKSPLVLRDLDLLRKFDDIAVGITVTTDDDGVRKVFEPGAPPIEERIEALKKLRAAGVSTYAFVGPVLPMNPEQVAAAIGPHVESVLIDRMNYTGKTAGLYRSRKLTLWLDDDFIHDVMGRLAAAFDGIPVELC
- the amrS gene encoding AmmeMemoRadiSam system radical SAM enzyme; this encodes GRRGWCMTRLNSKGTLYSLTYGKVSSASINPIEKKPVYHFLPGSTWFSVGSLGCNFRCPGCQNFEIAHMAGFVSTYHLTPRDLVGLAENQGCSGISWTFNEPTLWFEYTLDGARIAKKRGLFTNYVTNGYITEEALSLIAPHLDVYRVDVKAFSEEGYRKVANVSDFQGILRVTEKARSMGLHVEVVTNLIPGMNDDDGQLAGIASWIAERLGEDTPWHVTIFHPQYKLSHLEPTPASSVDRALAAGQGAGLRYVYVGNDPGHPRQSTCCANCGALLIERYVMEIHKNRIVDGACPDCGEVVPGRFTTNG
- a CDS encoding MarR family transcriptional regulator — translated: MAREKSKRDENLKALMEVIDETRGLFHRMAAAAQQIHRQGEITGGRRGVLMNLQKQGPLTVPSMARQRPVSRQHIQTIVNGLREDGFVELIDNPAHKRSRLVTLTPKGEKLVEEMNRLEARILSELVAGIPAEDLERTAAVLRSLKELFSGRKWYELVERYGDEES